A segment of the Triticum aestivum cultivar Chinese Spring unplaced genomic scaffold, IWGSC CS RefSeq v2.1 scaffold108310, whole genome shotgun sequence genome:
CCCGGCACGAGCGGTGGATGGCCAAGTACGGGCGCGCGTACACGGACGCTGCCGAGAAATTGCACCGGCAGGAGGTGTTCGCGGCCAACGCGCGCCACGTAGACGCTGTCAACCGGGCGGGCAACCGGACGTACACCCTCGGGCTCAACCAGTTCTCCGACCTCACCAACGAAGAGTTCGTGGAGAAGCACCTCGGGTACCGTCACCAGCCGGGCGGGCTCCGTCCCGAGGACACGCCGGTGGCCGCGGTGAACATGTCCAAGGCTCAGTTCCAGTCCACGCCGGACAGCTTGGACTGGAGGGCCCAGGGCGCCGTCACCCAAGTCAAGAACCAAGCCCCATGTGGTAAGGATCTGCAGGCCAAAGTTGGCAAATGAATAAATGTTGACACGTACGTAAAAACAACGTTGCGTCTGTGTAGGGAGTTGCTGGGCgttcgcggcggtggcggcgaccgaGGGGCTCGTACAGATCGCGACCGGCAACCTCATCTccatgtcagagcagcaggtgctCGACTGCACGGGCGACACTAGCACCTGCAAGGGTGGCTCCGTCATCGCCGCCCTACGTTACGTCGCCGCAAGCGGCGGCCTGCAGCCGGAGGCAGCCTACGCGTATACCGGCCAGCAGGGCGCGTGCCGCAGCGTCATGCCAAATTCGGCCGCCTCCGTTGGCGCCCCCCGCTGGGTGGGCCTGAACGACGATGAGGACGCGTTGCGGGAGCTGGCTGCCAGCCAACCGGTGgccgtgggcgtggaggcggaccCTGACTTTCAGCACTACAAGAGCGGCGTGTTCGTCGGTAGTTCGTCGTGCGGGCAGAACCTGAACCACGCCGTGACGGTGGTGGGGTACGGGGTGGACGGCGGCGGGCAGGAGTACTGGTTGGTGAAGAACCAGTGGGGGACGGGGTGGGGTGAGGGGGGCTATATGCGCCTCACGCGCGGGAACGGCGGAAACTGCGGCATGGCCACCGTTGCCTACTATCCGACCGTGGACAGCTCTTAAACACCAGAACTACTACTACATCAGTCAGTCCATGCATCATCGAGTATGATCTATCATCTACTGTATAAGCTACATACAATACGATGCAGCTGCACACTGCAATACGACGTATGTACAGATTTATTATATTTGAATAAAGCATGCATGGATCCTTGTACAAAGGATCCATTTGCCTATGTAATAGTAATAGCACCAACTTGTAAGCTTGTATATGAAAATAAACACTGCTTGTACTACATCAGTCAATGCAACATTGAGTATTAATTGGTTTATCAGCTAGCTACAGTATGATGTATATATGGATTTCGAATCTTTTTGAAAAAAATGGATTGAACACATGCTTCGATCGTCGTAGGAACCATGCATTTGCCTACGTACCTAATATATAGTATGAACTTGGAAGCTTGTATATTATGAAAATAaagtttttcaaattcaatgaaacgGACGTTCCTCAATGTTCTTCCCATGTCCCGTCTTTCCGTCTTTCTCATGCCGGTTCTTCTTCCTCTCACAACCCGACACAAATCTGCATCATCTATATTTGTCTCGTATTACCTCATTGCAGGAGCATTTTCACCAAAATGGTACGATAGGCTATGTTGCAACATTATGGAACCGGCTACTGAACAAGTGACTGAATTCTCATTTTAGGTCATTCACTTTTTTTTTCGTCTTCCGTCTTGTCCAGGTGAACATGCATGCATGCGGGTGAGTTTCCTGTTAAATTTTTGCATCGCGTGCAATTGATGATCATGTT
Coding sequences within it:
- the LOC123176186 gene encoding fruit bromelain-like; translated protein: HERWMAKYGRAYTDAAEKLHRQEVFAANARHVDAVNRAGNRTYTLGLNQFSDLTNEEFVEKHLGYRHQPGGLRPEDTPVAAVNMSKAQFQSTPDSLDWRAQGAVTQVKNQAPCGSCWAFAAVAATEGLVQIATGNLISMSEQQVLDCTGDTSTCKGGSVIAALRYVAASGGLQPEAAYAYTGQQGACRSVMPNSAASVGAPRWVGLNDDEDALRELAASQPVAVGVEADPDFQHYKSGVFVGSSSCGQNLNHAVTVVGYGVDGGGQEYWLVKNQWGTGWGEGGYMRLTRGNGGNCGMATVAYYPTVDSS